A region of the Burkholderia savannae genome:
GTGCTCGCGAATTCGCCGTTCGTGATCATGTTCGAGAAGGTCGTGCAGGTCGCGACGCGGCCGGGCGTCACCGGGCCGGAGATCGGGCCGATCAACGATCTCGTGTCGTATCAGACGCTGAAGAAGTAGCGACGTCGGCGCGCGCGCATGCCCGTGCGGCCGTATGCCCGTATGCCCGCGTTGCCGCGCTCCGTCACGACGTCACGACGTCACGACGTCGCGATCGTCGCCGGTCTCGACATCCGGCATCGCATCGCCCCGCGTGTCAGTCCTGCCGGGAAACCGCGGCCCGCTCGCGGCGGCGCATGCGTTCGCCGCCGCGCCGCGAAACCCGCGCGCGCGCGTCACGTGCGCGGCGGCAGCCACTGCGTCTTGAACATCAGCGTGATGCGCATCGTCGGACATGCGCGCGACACGCCCCGCGCGACGTGATAGACGAAGCCCGGAAAGATCAGCAGCCGGTTCGGCTTCGGATACACGGCGCTCAGGATGTCGCTGCGGTCCTTGTTGAAGAGGACCGTCTCGCCGCCCCAATCGGGGTTCCAATGCTCGTGCGGATAATAGACCGCCGTGCACGCGCCTGCGGCGAGCGAATCCGCATGCACCGAACCGTCGGCGCCGTACGGCAGACCGTTCGCGTAGCAGCTCCGCAGCGCGTGCTGCTTCAGGTGCGTCTGCGCGAGCCGCCGCCAGCACGCGTGCAGCGGCGGCGCGGCGCGCGCCAGCTCGTCGGCGGCACCCGGCCCGACATGCGGCTGCGCGGGGTCCGTCGCACCCGCGAAATGCCGGTTCCAGAAAGGCTGCGTATCCGCGCCGCCGTGCGAGCGCCAGCCGTGACGCCACTCGCCCGTCGACAGAAACCGGTAGATCTCCGCGTGCTCGCGCGGCGGCAGCAGATCGTCGACGATCGTGATGTCCTGCCACGCGTGCGGCGCGCGCGGCGGAGTTGAAATGTCCATCGTGTCTCCGTGAATGTCGATGACGGCTCGATGCGACGCGCGCGCCGCCGAAGCTGCCGCGCACGCGCCGCCTGATGCCTGATGCCTGATGCCTGATGCACGACGCGCGGAACGCGGGCCGGCCGTCCCCCGCGCCGCGCGCGTCAGAACTTCCAGTGCAGGCTGCCTTGCACCGCATGCTCCGATTGACGGCTCGCGAGCGACCCGGCGTAACCGATGCGCAGCAGCCCGTTCTTGCCGAGCTCGAGCCCCGCGCCGAGGTTCAGCACCGCCGCATCCTTCGCGACCGGCACGCTCGACACGGAGAACGCGCTGCTTCCCGTCACAAACGCGAGCGAGCCGACCGGCTGGCCGCCCGTCAGCGCGTGCTGCCATCCGGCACTGCCTTGCAGCGTCAGTTGCAGCCGCGGCGTCAGGCCGACGCGCGTCTCGCCGCGCACGCCGAGCGTCGAGAACGTCACGTCGTGATTGCCTTCCAGAACGCGCAGCGCCGCCGCGCCGCCGGTTTCGGTCGTCCCCTGATTCTTCAGATGCACGTACGCGAGGCCGAAGAAAGGCTCGAGCGTCCCGGCGGCGCCGAGCGCGAATCGGTAGCCGGCTTCGCCGAACACTTGCGTCGACTCGGCGTTGAGCGTCGTCGTCTCGCTCTCGGCCGCCGCGCCGTATTGCACGGCGCGGTCGACGCCGCCGCGGTGCCACGCGTGCGCCGCGCCGACGCGCACGCCGAATGCGCCCGGCTGCCAGCCCGCATACGCGCCGACGTGGAAGCTGTCGAACGACGCGGACGACGGCTGATTCCTCAGGTTCACGCCGGTGTGACCGTAGCCGGCGAAGCCGCCCGCGCGCACGCCGTCGCGCAGCGCCGCGTCCGCGCCGGCGAGGAAGCCGCCCGTCGAGCTCGTATAGCCGTTGACGTCGCCGCTGCCGCTCGCGCTGCCCCACGAGCCGAGCAGGCGCGCCCACGCACCCGGGCGAGCCGGCGCGCCCCGCACCGTCCACAGCCGGTCGAGCGCCGCGTCGCGCACCTGTCGGCTCTCGTTGATGAGCGCCGCATAGGCGGCCGGGTAGATCTCGCCCGTCAGTTGCGCGAACGTCGCCTGCGGCGCTTGCGCCGACGCCGCGAGCAGCACGCTGTTGTAGACGGCGCTGCCCGGATTCACCGTCTCGAGCGCGGCGGCGACGCTGCGCTCGTTGGCGGTGCGCGCGACGCTCGCGAACGGCGTCGCATTGCGATCGATCGTGAGGCTTACGCTCGTCGGCCCATAAGCCAGCACCGGATCGACGAACAGATAGCGGCCCGGCGCGTCGAAACGGCCTTCGACGCCGCCCGCCGCATTCAGGATCTCGAAGCGACGCCCGAGCACCGAGCGCGACTGCTCCGGCGTGAGCGCAGGCGGCGCGTTCTCGAGCGCGAGCGTCACCGCGCCGCCGTCGATCCGCGCGCGGCCGCCCGCGACGATCCGGTCGCTCGCGCCGCCCGGCGCCACCTCGACCGCATAGGTCGAGCCCGGCGCGAAGCGCGCGTCGCCCGACACCGTCAGCACACCGACCGAATGGCCGGGCGCGACAGTGCCGTTGGCCGCGGCCGTGAGCGTGCGCACCGTGCCGTTGCCGTTCACGATCCCGCCGTTGCCGACCGACACGTCGCCGCTCGCGCCGTCGAGCGACGCCCGGCCGCCGTCGACCGACACGTCGGCGGTGCGGCCCGTGATCGCCGCGACGCCGAGCGCGCCCACCGCGACATTGCCGCTCGTGCCGCCGAGCGACGCAAAGCCGCTCGCGACGCGCACGTCCGCCGTCGTGCCCGTCACGGCCGCCTGCCCCTGCCGGTCCACCGACAGGTTCGCGCTCGTCCCCGCGATCGTCGCGACGCCGCCGTTGACCGCGATGTCGGCCGCGCGGCCGTTCACCGTGAGCCGGCCCGCCGGATTGACGACGGCGCCCGCCGCGATCGATCCGTCGATCCTCAATTCGCCGCCGTCGACGGTCGTGTGCCCGCGATAGGTGTTCGCGCCCGCGAGCGTCAGCGTGCCGCCGCCCGACTTCACGAGGCTGCCCTGATACTCACGCGCCTGATACGCCGCCTCGCGCGCGACCCCGAGCGCATAGTCGATCCTCTCGCCATCGCTCGCGCCGGCGGGCAGCCCGCGCTCCCACCCCTTCGTCTTCAGCGTGTCGAGCCATGCCCGATGTTCGGCGTCGTCCTCCAGCTTGCGCGCGGCGAGCGCGACGTCGGAGATGTCGTTCGACCACACGTCCGCGACGCCCGACGGCAGCGCCGCATTGAACGTGCCGAGCAACTGGCCCGGCCCGTTCATCGCCTTCTTCAAGTCGACCAGCCCCCAGCCGCCGAACCCGTTCGGCACGTTCGACGCGCCCGGCTTCGCCGGATGCACGGTCGAGAACAGCCCGTTGTTCGTGTAGTCCGGCCGGCTCGGGTCCGGCTCCATGTTCTGCGCGGTCGTAAACAGCACGGACAGCGCCTGCTCGCCCGTCATGTACGGAAACCGCTCCATGATCAGCGCGAGCGCCGCCGACGCGTGCGGCGCGGCCGCCGACGTGCCGTTGAAGTTCGCATAGGTCGCGCCCGTCGGCGCCGCCGCGCCGCCCGTGTACGTCGTCGACGGCACGCCCGTCGGCGCCATCACGCACCACCATTTCGCTATCCCGCACTGGTTGTAGACCTGGCCGCTCAACTCGTCGTAGCCCGTCGTCGTCATCCAGCGCCCTTCGAGCTCCGGATGGAAGTACGCATACGCGCCGCGCAGGCTCGCGTTCCCGTAGCCGGTGTTGCCCGAGCTGAAGTTGTTGATCACGCCGTCGCGCGACACCTTCGCCGCCGCGTCGAGCCACGTTCCCTGGCCGGTGGCGGTGCGCACCGCCTCGTGCAGCTTGTATGCGTCGGTGACGTTCGCGAGCGTGCCGTAATTCTCGTCGACCGGCTGCGAGCCCCAGCTGTTGCTGATGATGCGCACGCCCTTCGCGGCGAGCGCGTCGTAGACGTCGGCGAAGTACTTCGCGTCCGACGCGGGGAACTTCGGATCGGACACGCCGAACCGGAAGCCGTCCGTCGCGTTCGTGTTGCCGACGTACACCGTCGCGTCCGGCGCGACGCCTTGCATGCCGACGCCGTCGCGCGCCCCGCCGACGACGCCGCTCACGAGCGTGCCGTGGCTGTTGTTGCTCGGGTTCAGCACGCCGGAGACGCCCGCCGCCGTCACGGGAACGAACCGGCTGCCGGGCAGCTCCGGATGCTGCGCGTAATAGCCGGAGTCCAGCACGCCGATCGAGACGTTCGCGCCGGTGTAGCCGGCCGCGTACGCGTACTCTGCGTGCATCGCGCCGAGCCCCCATTCCTTCGTGAATTCCGGCGTGCGCCAGCTCGCCGGATCGCCGCGCCGGCCCGGGTCCTCGTATGGCTCGGCCTGCGCCCAACCTGGGCGGGCAACGGCCGCGGCGGCCGCGACGACCACCGGGACCAGCAGCTTCGACCCGGCGCGCTTCATCGTTTTCGAATTTTTACGCCGGGCCATTCGGTTTCTCCTCGATTTTCAATTTATTCTTCCTGCCAATATGGATCATCGGTTTTCTCCTTTTTATTTATTGGCGGCGCAATTGCGCCGCCTCGCTCTCTTCGCACGCATGCCGGGCCATGCGACGACCGGCCTTGTCGCCGCAGCGGCCCAATCCGGCGCGGCGCGCGCCCATGGCCAATTGTTCACCGCGCCGAACCGGCATCGCCGCTCCGCTTATTCCTTCACGGAAAAACGATTAAACGGGCGATGATTTTAATTTCAATGTAATGTTCAGTAATGCAATAGAAATGAGACACGAACAAAATCATCTGCGCAATACTTCGCATGGCGATTCATCGCGTCGGATTCGGGTCGCCGATAATAGAGCACTATGAATATACGGATTCGATAGATTTTTTGATGTGGCGCGCGTTATTTTGTTTTTGTTAGATAAATGTCATGTCTATCAATTTCGACAGCTAATTAACAGCGCATCCATGCCCCCCGCCTTCGTCCAGACCGTCGAAGCACGTTTTGCCGAGCTCACGCCCACGGCGAAACGCATCGCGAGCTACATGCTCGCGAACCTCGAGCGGCTCGGCCTCGAAACCGCGGACCAGATCGCCCGCCAGGCCGGCACGAGCGGCATCTCGGTCGGACGCTTCCTGCGCAGCGTCGGCTACCGCAACCTCGACGACCTGAAGCGCGAGCTGCGCGGCACGGCCGAGCGCTCGTGGATGATCACCGACCGCCTCGACGAATACCGCCGCGTGACGGGCGCGTTCGCGCCGGCAAGCGCGCGCGCGGCGCCGGACGGCGCGCACGCCCCGCTCGACGACGCGCTCGCGCGCGAGCTCGACGCGATCCGCCATGCGTACCGGCTCGCGCGCACGCCGGCGTTCGCGCAGGTCGCCGATCGCGTCGCGCGGGCCGACGCGGTGTTCATCCTCGGCATCCAGTCGACGCGCGGGATCAGCAACGCCTTCCACAGCTATCTCGAATACCTGCGCCCGCGCGTGTTCTATTCGGACGGCATGTCGGGCTCGTACGTCGATTCGCTGAACTCCGAATTCGCCGATCGGTACTGCATCGTCACCGACACGCGCGCGTATTCGCGGATCGCGCGGCGCTATTGCGAGGCCGCCGCCGCGCGCGGCGTGCGCTTCGCGCTCGTCACCGACGTCTACTGCCCGTGGGCGCGCGAGCTGCCGTGCGATCTGCTTCAGGTGAAAACCGACGTCGGCCAGTTCTGGGATTCGCTCGCGCCGCTCACGTGCCTGTTCAACCTGCTGATCAGCGCGGTCGTCGACCGGCTCGGCGATGCAATCGACGCGCGCGTCGCGCGCAACCGCGAACTGCAGCGCGCGCTCGATCAATTCGAATCTTGAAGCCGCCGGAGACGCCGCCCGTGAAGACCTCCGCCCATCGCCTCGTCGAGATCACGCCGGACACGCACGGCGTCGACATCGATCTCGTCTACGCGACCTGCCGCAACCTCACCGGCAAGCCGATCTACCGGCGCTCGCACTGCCTGCTGCTCGAGCCGGCCGAAGCCGCGCTGCGCCGCGCGGTCGCGGTCGCCGCGCAGATCGGCCTGCGGCTGCGAATCTTCGACGCGTACCGGCCGCCGCGCGCGCAGCAGGTGCTGTGGGACTTCCTGCCCGATCCGAACTTCGTCGCCGATCGCGGCCGCGGCTCGAACCACAGCCGCGGCGCCGCGCTCGACCTGACGCTCGTCGACGCGAACGGCGCCGCGCTCGACATGGGCACGGGCTTCGACGAGATGGTCGCCGCGTCGAACCACTTTCACGACGGCCTGCCCGAGCCCGTGCAACGCAACCGGCTGCTGCTGCTCGGCGTGATGCACGCGGCGGGCTTCACGCACATCGCGAGCGAGTGGTGGCATGACGAGCTGCCGGGCTCGCGCGCGCTGCCGCTGATCCATGACGACGCGAGCGCGCCGTGGCGGTTGATGTGACGCCCGCCCGCGATACATGCGATACATGCGATACATGCGAAGCGCATGCGGCGCGCGACGCGGCCCGCCCCCGCGCCGGAGCCGCCGCCCTCACCTCGAATCCCTGCCCCATGGAGCGCGTATGAAACTCTCGATGCCCAAGCTCGCCGTGGCGCTCGCCGCTGCCTGCGCGTTCGCCGCCGTCCCGGCGCTCGACGCGCGCGCTGCGCCCCCGAAGGACATGTTCGTGATGGCCACGCTGCTCGACGAATTCATCTCGCTCGACCCGGGCGAAATCTACGAGCTGGTGCCGCAGGAATACGTCGCGAACACATACGACCGGCTCGTGCGGGTCGATCTCGCCGATCCGTCGAAGTTCAACGGCGACGCCGCCCAGTCGTGGACCGTGAGCCCGGACGGCCTCACGTTCACGTTCAAGCTGCGCGCCGGCCTCAAGTTCCACTCGGGCAATCCGGTGACGGCCGACGACGTCGCCTGGTCGATCCGGCGCGCGGTGCTGCTCGACAAGGGGCCGGCCGCGGTGCTCGCGGGCATCGGCCTCACGAAGGCGAACGCGCTCGCGAACGTGCAGAAGCTCGACGACGTGACGGTGTCCGTGACGACCGACCGCAAGTACGCGCCGACCTTCGTGCTGAACGTGCTCGGCTCGTGGCTCGCGTCGATCGTCGACAAGAAGCTGCTGCTCGCGCACCAGCAGGGCAGCGACTTCGGCAACGGCTGGCTGAAGACCCGCGAGGCCGGCTCGGGCGCGTACCGGCTCGTCAAGTGGACGGCGGGCGACAGCATCGTGCTGCAGCGCTACGACGGCTACCGGCTGCCGCTCGCGATGAAGCGGATCGTGCTGCGGCACGTGCCGGAGGCGGCGAGCCAGCGGCTCCTGCTCGAAAGCGGCGACGTCGACGCGGCACGCGACCTGAGCCCGGACGATCTCGCGGCCGTCGCGAAGAGCGGCAAGGCGAAGGTGACGCCGTCGCCGCAAGCGACGCTGCTGTACCTCGGCCTGAACACGAAGAACCCGACGCTCGCGAAACCCGACGTGCAGGAAGCGCTGAAATGGCTCGTCGACTACAGCGCAATCCAGAGCCACGTCGTGAAGACGACGTACAAAGTCCATCAGACGTTCATGCCGGAGGGCTTTCTCGGCACGCTGAACGCGAATCCGTACCGGCTCGACGTCGCGAAGGCGAAGGCGCTGCTCGCGAAGGCAGGCGTGCCGAACGGCTTCACTGTGACGATGGACGTGCGCAACGACTATCCGTACACCGAAATCGCGCAGGCCGTTCAGGCGAACTTCGCGCAGGCGGGCGTCAAGGTGCAGTTGATTCCGGGCGACAACAAGCAGACGCTCGCGAAGTACCGCGCGCGCCAGCACGATATCTACATCGGCGATTGGTCTGCGGATTACATCGATCCGCACAGCAACGCGCAAGGCTTCGCATGGAACCCGGACGATTCCGATCAGTCCAGCTACAAGATGCTCGCGTGGCGCAACGGCTGGAACATCCCGCGGCTCACCGCGCAAACCGACGCGGCGCTCGCGGAACCGTCCGCAGCGAAGCGCGCGCAGTCGTATCAGGCGATGCAGAAGGAGGTGCTCGCGAAATCGCCGTTCGTGATCCTGTTCGAGAAAGTCGCGCAGGTCGCGACGCGGCCCGGCGTGAGCGGCCTCGAAGTCGGCCCGATCAGCGACCTCGTGTCGTATCGTAATCTGAAGAAGCAGTGACGCCGCACCGGAACCACGACATGTCGACACCCGCCTCCTCCCTCGAAGCGCTCCGCACGCTGCCCGCGCGGCGGCCCGGCGTGCGCTGGGCGCTGCGCGTCCTGCGCTGGGCGCTCACGCTCGCCGTGACGTTCGCCGGGCTCCTCGCGCTCACGTTCGTGATCGGCCGCAAGGTGCCGATCGATCCGGTGCTCGCCGTGCTCGGCGACCGCGCGTCGGCGCAAGCCTACGCGGCCGAGCGCATCGCGCTCGGGCTCGACAAGCCGCTTGCCGCGCAGTTCATGATCTACGTGCGCGAGGTGCTGCACGGCAATCTCGGCATGTCGCTGCTGACCTCGAACCCGGTGCTCGACGACATCAAGCGCGTGTTTCCCGCGACGCTCGAGCTCGCGACGCTCGCGACGCTGATCGGCGTCGCGCTCGGCGTGCCGCTCGGCGTCGCGGCGGCCGTCAGGCACAACCGGCCGATCGATCATGTCGCGCGCTTCGTCGGGCTGATCGGCAGCTCGGTGCCGGTGTTCTGGCTCGGGCTGATGGGGCTGCTGCTGTTCTACGCGCGGCTGCACTGGGTCGCGGGGCCGGGACGGCTCGATCCCGTCTACGACGGCATGGTCGACACGCGCACGGGCAGCCTGCTGATCGATTCGGCGCTCGCCGGCGAATGGGACGTGTTCGGCAACGCGCTGTCGCACATCGCGCTGCCCGCGGCGATCCTCGGCTACTACTCGGTCGCCTACCTGAGCCGGATGACGCGCTCGTTCATGCTCGATCAACTGAGCCAGGAATACATCGTCACCGCGCGCGCGAAGGGGCTCGCCGAGCGCCGCGTGATCTGGCGGCACGCGTTCGGCAACATCGCGGTGCCGCTTCTGACCGTGATCGCGCTCACGTACAGCAACCTGCTCGAAGGCTCCGTGCTCACCGAGATCGTGTTCGCGTGGCCCGGCATCGGCTCGTCTCTGACGGGCGCGCTGCTGAACGCCGACATGAACGCGGTGCTCGGCTGCACGCTCGTGATCGGGATCATGTTCATCACGATCAATCTGCTGACGGACGCGCTCTACCGCGTGTTCGACCCGCGCGCCCGCTGACCCGCCGCGCGCATCCGACCGTTTCCGCCACGAACACGCACACATGAACGCTTCACCCCACCGCTCCACGCCGAATCCCGCCGCGCCGACGCTGCGCGCGTGGCTCCTGTCCGACGCGCCGGCGTCGCGCCGGCAGGCGACGCTCGGCCTCGCCTACCGCCGTTGGCGCCGCTTTGCCGGCAATCCGCTGAACCTCTTCGGGCTCGCGATCCTCGCCGCGCTCGTCGCGATCGCGATCGTCGCGCCGCTCGTCGCGCCGCACGATCCGCTACGCCAGGTGCTCGCCGACCGGCTGCTGCCGCCCGGCTCGCCGTCGCACTGGCTCGGCACCGATCAGCTCGGCCGCGACATCCTCTCGCGCCTCGTCGCCGGCTCGCGCGTCACGCTCGGCATCGCGATCCTCGTCGTCGCGATCGTCGTGCCGATCGGGCTCGCGATCGGCACGACCGCCGGCTACTGCGGCGGCTTCGTCGACAGCGCGCTGATGCGGATCACCGACATCGCGCTCGCGTTCCCGAAGATCGTGCTCGCGCTCGCGTTCGCGGCCGCGCTCGGGCCGAGCGTCGTCAACGCGGTCGTCGCGATCTCGATCACCGCGTGGCCCGCGTACGCGCGGCTCGCGCGCGCGGAGACGCTGCGCATCGCGAACGCGGACTTCATCCACGCGGCGCGCCTGCAAGGCGCATCCGATCTGCGCATCGTGCTGCGCTACGTGGCGCCCCTTTGCCTGTCGTCGGTGATCGTGCGCGCGACGCTCGACATGGCCGGCATCATCCTGACCGTCGCGGGCTTGGGCTTTCTCGGGCTGGGCGCGCAGCCGCCGAGCCCGGAATGGGGCTTCATGGTCGCGTCGGGCCGCAACGTGCTGCTCGACGCCTGGTGGGTCGCGACACTGCCGGGCGCGGCGATCCTCATCGTCAGCATCGCGTTCAACCTGCTCGGCGACGGTCTGCGCGACGTCTTCGATCCGCGCCATGGAGCCTGACATGTCCGCTCGCCCCGGTTCTCCGAACACGCCGCCGCTCTGCGAAATCGAAGGTCTTCGGATCGGCTTTCGCACGCACGACGGCACGCTCGTCGAAGCCGTGCGCGACCTGTCGCTTTCGCTCGCGCCGGGCGAGCGGCTCGGCGTCGTCGGCGAATCCGGCTCCGGCAAGTCGCTGACGGGCCGCGCGCTGCTCGGCCTGCTGCCCGCCGCCGCGCAATGGCGCGCGAAGGCGCTGCGCTTCGACGGCCGCGACCTGCTCGCGCTCAACGCCCGCGAGCGGCGCACGCTGTGCGGCGGCGCGATGGGCATGATCCTTCAAGATCCTAAATATTCGCTGAACCCCGTGATGACGGTCGGCAAGCAAATGGCCGAGGCGTTCCGGCTGCGCGAGCCCGGCCTGCGCGGCCGCGCGCTGCGCGAGCGGATCGTCGGCACGCTCGCGTCGGTCGAGATTCGCGATCCGGCGCGCGTCGCCGACGCGTATCCGCACGAGCTGTCGGGCGGGATGGGCCAGCGCGTGATGATCGCGATGATGGTGTCGACGGGCCCGCGCCTGCTCGTCGCCGACGAGCCGACGTCCGCGCTCGACGTCGCGGTGTCGATGCAGGTGCTCGCGGTGCTCGACGACATGATCGCGCGCCATCGCACGGGCCTCGTGTTCATCAGCCACGACCTGCAGCTCGTCACGTCGTTCTGCGATCGCGTCGCGGTGATGTACGCGGGGCGCGTCGTCGAGACGTGCGCGGCGCGCGATCTCGCCCGCGCGTCGCATCCATATACGCGCGGCCTGCTCGCCGCGACGCCGCCGCTCGTGAATCCGCCCGACGAGTTGCCGGTGCTCGAGCGCGATCCCGCGTGGCTTGCGGAGGCGGCACGATGAGCGGCGCACCGATGATCGACATCCGCGACGCGTCGATCCGCTTTCCAACCCGCACCGGCCACGTGGACGCGGTGCGCGGCGCGAATCTCGCCGTCGCCGCGGGCGAGGCGTTCGGGCTCGTCGGCGAATCCGGCTCCGGCAAATCGACGCTGCTGCGCGCGCTGACGGGCCTCGTGCCGCTCGCGGGCGGCGCGCTGTCGATCGACGCGCGCCCGATCGAGGGCAAGCTCGACCGCGCATTCCGCCGCGACGTGCAGATGGTGTTTCAGGACCCCTACGCATCGCTGCATCCGCGCTTCACCGTCGACGAAACGCTGCGCGAACCGCTCGCGATCCACCGGATGCCGGATGCGGACGAGCGGATCGCGCGCGCGCTCGCCGAGGTCGGGCTCGGCCCCGCGTTCCGCTTTCGCTATCCGCATCAATTGTCGGGCGGCCAGCGGCAGCGCGTCGCGATCGCGCGTGCGCTGATCGTCGAGCCGCGCGTGCTGCTGCTCGACGAGCCGACGTCGGCGCTCGACGTATCGGTGCAGGCGGAGATCCTGAATCTGCTGAAGCGGCTGCATCGTGAACGCGGGCTGACGATGATGCTCGTCAGCCACAATCTCGCGGTCGTCGGGTTCCTGTGCAGCCGCGTCGCGGTGATGCGCGACGGCGCGCTCGTCGAACAGCTCGGAATCGAGGACGTGCGCGCGGCGCGCGTCGGTTCCGAGTACACGCGAACGTTGCTGCGCGCGACGCAAGGCTATCGGCGAGCGGGTTGACGGGCGAGCGGGTTGCGCCGACCCTCGGCGGCGCTCGTGCGCGGGCGGCACGCCGCGCATTGCTTCGCCGATTGTCTGCTTCAGGTGATTCGCCGTCGCCCGCACTCCGCCAGGCACGAGGATCTCGCGTTGTTCGGCACGTTGACGATGCTCGCTTGATGCGTTCCCGACTCGTGCGGCGCGGCACACGACGCTCGGCGCAACGTGCCGCCGTCACGCCCGATGCGGCAGCCGTGGTCCGTGGTCCGTGATCCGTGACCCGATCGACCGGCATCGCGCGAAACCGTCTCTGTCACGAACGCGCACCCAATACGTCGCACCGCTAACGACGCGTCCGCATGCGTCCGTTCGACGCAGCGCGCCGACGCGCCATCGCGGCCCTCGCATCACCGATGCACCCACGCCCCCCGGGCCCGCCCGCATGCCGCCTTGCATTCGCGGCGCGACGCTTCTATCTTAAAAGCGTCGGCGTCGTTCGAGCGATGCCGAGCCGTTCGTTGTCGACGCAACCTTCTAATCCGTCCGCATCAAGTTTTCGCATGCACTGCCGTTTACGCAATTAGCTTCGCAGCGTATCCGCAGCACGCCGTTCGGAACGTTGCGCAGCGCCCATTCGCGTGGAGCACTCTATGCAACGTTCATCGCTCATTGCGTCCAGCCTGTTGGCCGTGTCGATGTTTGCGCTTTCCTCCGCAGCCCACGCCCAGCAGACCGGGGGGATCATCCGCTTCAGCGGCATGATCGTCGAGCCGCCGTGCTCGTTCTCGATCACGAGCGGCGCCGGCGCGCAAGCGCAACTGCAGCCCGCCTGCCCACGTCCGGCCAAAGGCGACGTCACGTTCGTCGATCCTCAAAGCGGCGCCGCGCTGCGCACGGTGAAGTTCACCGAGCAGTCGCGCGCGATTCCGCTGCCCGCGGGGCGGCCCGGCGAAACGTCGCGCATCGTCGCCGTCGTGTCGTATCTGTAGCGGCCCGCGCGAAACGAGTGTTCGCCGTTGCGCGGATTGCGGCACGCGGCAGCATGCGGTGTTCGGTGTTCAGCACTCGGCGCACGACGTTCTCCATCGGTCAAACGACACGACCGCCATCGAACCCGACACCCTGTCTCGTCAGTCGCGATTCGCGTCGAGCCATGCGCTGAAACGCTGGATCTTCTGCTGTTGCGCGACGCTGTCCGGATAGACGAAGTAGTAGCGCGCGCCCGTCTTCTGCACGATGTCGAGCGGCATCGCGAGCCGCCGTGCGGCGAGATCCTCTTCGCTCAGCGTGAGGTCGCCCAGCGCGACGCCGAAGCCTTGCGTCGCGGCGCTCGTCGCGAGATCGAGCGAATCGAAGCTCGGCCCGCGGTCCGGGTCCACGCCGGTCACGCCCGCATAGTCCAGCCAGCGGCGCCAGTCTCGATGATCGCGCGTCGGATGCAGCAGCGTGTGGCCCGCGAGATCGTCGACGCCCGCGAGCGGCTTGTCCTTCAGCAGCTCCGGCGAGCATACGGGCGTGAGCCGCTCGTCGAAGAGCGGCACGGCCGTCACGTCCGGGCCGGGCGACATCCCATAGACGATCGCCGCGTCGAACGGCTCGCTCTTGAAATCGACGTCGTGCCGCCATGTCGTCGTCATCTGCACGTGCAAATCCGGATGCTCGCGCTGAAAGCGCATGATGCGCGGCAGCACCCAGCGCATCACGCAAGTCGGCACCTTCAGCGCGAGATCGGTGCGCTGCCGCGTGAGCCTCAACGAAATGTCCTCGATCCGCGCGAAGCTCTCGACGACGACGGGCAGCAGTTGCTCGC
Encoded here:
- a CDS encoding ABC transporter substrate-binding protein — translated: MKLSMPKLAVALAAACAFAAVPALDARAAPPKDMFVMATLLDEFISLDPGEIYELVPQEYVANTYDRLVRVDLADPSKFNGDAAQSWTVSPDGLTFTFKLRAGLKFHSGNPVTADDVAWSIRRAVLLDKGPAAVLAGIGLTKANALANVQKLDDVTVSVTTDRKYAPTFVLNVLGSWLASIVDKKLLLAHQQGSDFGNGWLKTREAGSGAYRLVKWTAGDSIVLQRYDGYRLPLAMKRIVLRHVPEAASQRLLLESGDVDAARDLSPDDLAAVAKSGKAKVTPSPQATLLYLGLNTKNPTLAKPDVQEALKWLVDYSAIQSHVVKTTYKVHQTFMPEGFLGTLNANPYRLDVAKAKALLAKAGVPNGFTVTMDVRNDYPYTEIAQAVQANFAQAGVKVQLIPGDNKQTLAKYRARQHDIYIGDWSADYIDPHSNAQGFAWNPDDSDQSSYKMLAWRNGWNIPRLTAQTDAALAEPSAAKRAQSYQAMQKEVLAKSPFVILFEKVAQVATRPGVSGLEVGPISDLVSYRNLKKQ
- a CDS encoding ABC transporter permease, with the protein product MSTPASSLEALRTLPARRPGVRWALRVLRWALTLAVTFAGLLALTFVIGRKVPIDPVLAVLGDRASAQAYAAERIALGLDKPLAAQFMIYVREVLHGNLGMSLLTSNPVLDDIKRVFPATLELATLATLIGVALGVPLGVAAAVRHNRPIDHVARFVGLIGSSVPVFWLGLMGLLLFYARLHWVAGPGRLDPVYDGMVDTRTGSLLIDSALAGEWDVFGNALSHIALPAAILGYYSVAYLSRMTRSFMLDQLSQEYIVTARAKGLAERRVIWRHAFGNIAVPLLTVIALTYSNLLEGSVLTEIVFAWPGIGSSLTGALLNADMNAVLGCTLVIGIMFITINLLTDALYRVFDPRAR
- the nikC gene encoding nickel transporter permease, whose product is MNASPHRSTPNPAAPTLRAWLLSDAPASRRQATLGLAYRRWRRFAGNPLNLFGLAILAALVAIAIVAPLVAPHDPLRQVLADRLLPPGSPSHWLGTDQLGRDILSRLVAGSRVTLGIAILVVAIVVPIGLAIGTTAGYCGGFVDSALMRITDIALAFPKIVLALAFAAALGPSVVNAVVAISITAWPAYARLARAETLRIANADFIHAARLQGASDLRIVLRYVAPLCLSSVIVRATLDMAGIILTVAGLGFLGLGAQPPSPEWGFMVASGRNVLLDAWWVATLPGAAILIVSIAFNLLGDGLRDVFDPRHGA
- a CDS encoding ABC transporter ATP-binding protein, which gives rise to MSARPGSPNTPPLCEIEGLRIGFRTHDGTLVEAVRDLSLSLAPGERLGVVGESGSGKSLTGRALLGLLPAAAQWRAKALRFDGRDLLALNARERRTLCGGAMGMILQDPKYSLNPVMTVGKQMAEAFRLREPGLRGRALRERIVGTLASVEIRDPARVADAYPHELSGGMGQRVMIAMMVSTGPRLLVADEPTSALDVAVSMQVLAVLDDMIARHRTGLVFISHDLQLVTSFCDRVAVMYAGRVVETCAARDLARASHPYTRGLLAATPPLVNPPDELPVLERDPAWLAEAAR
- a CDS encoding ABC transporter ATP-binding protein, which codes for MSGAPMIDIRDASIRFPTRTGHVDAVRGANLAVAAGEAFGLVGESGSGKSTLLRALTGLVPLAGGALSIDARPIEGKLDRAFRRDVQMVFQDPYASLHPRFTVDETLREPLAIHRMPDADERIARALAEVGLGPAFRFRYPHQLSGGQRQRVAIARALIVEPRVLLLDEPTSALDVSVQAEILNLLKRLHRERGLTMMLVSHNLAVVGFLCSRVAVMRDGALVEQLGIEDVRAARVGSEYTRTLLRATQGYRRAG
- a CDS encoding type 1 fimbrial protein, giving the protein MQRSSLIASSLLAVSMFALSSAAHAQQTGGIIRFSGMIVEPPCSFSITSGAGAQAQLQPACPRPAKGDVTFVDPQSGAALRTVKFTEQSRAIPLPAGRPGETSRIVAVVSYL